The genome window ATCTCAATTTAAAAGAATCGATAGTTTATCTGCTGAATATAATAAAGAAATTTTTCTAGATGCGATTAAAGAATGTATATCCAAAGATAATTTTGATTTAGATTTTTTGGCGAAACTTCTTAGTAATACCAAGAAAAATACTGAATCAGAACCTTCTTTACAAAATATTCCTGATAAATTAAAAAATATAGTTACTGAAACTAGAGAACTTTCTGAATACGAAGAAAAGTTGGTGAAGTTATGCTAAATCAAGAATTAAAAGAGTTGGCAATACAATTAAATTTAAATAATTTAAGGGATAATCTTGATGATTATCTCTTAAATGCAGAGCAATCTAACGTTTCATATTGTGAATTTCTAAAAAATGTTTTTAAAATGGAAATTGAAGAAAGAGAAGCTAAAAAATATAAGATGCGATTAAAAAAGGCTAGTCTTCCATATCATAAGGATTTTAGTGATTTTGATTTTAATTTTCAAAAATCAATTTCAAAGAAAAAAATAAATATTCTATGTGAAATGCAATGGATAGATCGCTTGTTTAAATTAATTTTTCTAGGTCCTCCTGGAATAGGTAAAACTAGAATAATGGTTTCTTTGGGAGTTGAAGCTCTAAAAAAAGGATACGATGTCTTTTTTGTTTCAATGACTGATTTAATTGATATTTTGAAGTACCGAA of Cetobacterium somerae ATCC BAA-474 contains these proteins:
- the istB gene encoding IS21-like element helper ATPase IstB — translated: MLNQELKELAIQLNLNNLRDNLDDYLLNAEQSNVSYCEFLKNVFKMEIEEREAKKYKMRLKKASLPYHKDFSDFDFNFQKSISKKKINILCEMQWIDRLFKLIFLGPPGIGKTRIMVSLGVEALKKGYDVFFVSMTDLIDILKYRKDSYKYNLLYKRILNAQVLLLDEIGYLPISKEEANLFFQLISKLDEKVAMVITSNKTFSEWTEFLGDPALATAVLDRLSFRCEIFNLTGNSYRLEKREHLFNE